The genomic region GTTGCTCTTTGCCAAGAGTTAGGAAAGACTGAAGAAGCAGAAAGAGCACAGAATTGTGTAGATGCCATGAAAGAAGCTGTGAAGCAATTTGGCTGGGATGGTGAATGGTTCTTAAGAGCTTACGACTTCTACGGAAATAAAGTAGGTAGTGATGAAAATGAAGAGGGTAAAATCTTTATCGAATCTCAAGGTTGGTGTTCAATGGCTGAAATAGGTCTGGAAGAAGGAATGGTAGAAAAGGCATTGGATAGCGTAAAAGAACGTTTGGACACTCCATACGGTATTGTACTTAATAACCCTGCCTTTACAGAATATAAAATCGAATACGGTGAGATTTCTACTTACCCGGCTGGATATAAAGAGAATGCAGGTATCTTCTGTCATAATAACCCTTGGATTATGATTGGAGAGACAAAATTAGGTAGAGGAAACCAAGCATGGGAATACTTCAAACAAATTTGTCCTGCTTATCTAGAAGATATCCACGATCTACATAAAGTTGAACCTTATGTGTACTGCCAAATGATTGCAGGAAAAGATGCATATAAGCCAGGCGAAGGAAAAAACTCTTGGTTATCAGGAACAGCAGCATGGAATTTCTATACAGTAGTACAACATATTTTAGGTGTTAGCCCCGAATATAAAGGATTAAAAGTCGATCCTTGTATTCCTAATGAATGGGATACCTATTCAATCAATAGGAAGTTTAGAGGTGGAGAATATGCAATTACAATTAGTAATCCTGACAAAGTAAGTAAAGGAGTAGCAAAATTAATTGTAAATGACGAAGTGATTGAAGGGAATATTATTCCAGACTTAGGTGAAGGAAATCATAAAGTTGAGGTGATAATGGGAACTACTTCATTAGTAGATTCTGCCTCAGCTGAAGCAGTTGTTGCAGAGTAAATAAGTAATATAATATAATAATGAAAAAGCCTTCCTGAGTAATTGGGGAGGTTTTTTAGTATATATACGGGGTGTGTTAAGTAGATAAATCTATGTTTGTTATGTTTTTTAGATATTTTATACGTATTATTGCTTAATTTTTTACGCAAAACGTGTTTCATATTACTTTCACCAGACAACAAACTATTACTATAATATGATTAAACTATTCACCTTAATTCTAGGCATAATTATGCCCTCTCTTTGTTATGCAGTAGAATCAACGAACAACTCTCCATTAGTAAATCAAGATACCTTGTGGGTATTAGTATGTGCGATTCTTGTATTTTTAATGCAAGCAGGATTTAAAACATTAGAGACGGGTTTAGTAAAGAAAGAACATAAAGCAGGTGTTGGAGCCAAAAACCTTTTAGATATGGTAGCCGGTATTATGGGTTTCTTTTTGATTGGTTATTCTTTTATGTTCGGAGAAAGTCTTTGGGGATTTATTGGAATTGATACCAATTTAATGGCAGGGAACCATTTTACAAATGGAGACTTAAATGTTAATGGTACCGTATTTTTCTTATTCCAAGTTGCCTTTGCAGGAACAGCTTTAACTATTGTTTCTGGAGCTATGTCAGGTAGAACAGGAGTTTTACCTTATTTCATAGGTTCTATAGTGACTGCAATTATTATTTATCCAATTTTTGGTCACTGGGCTTGGGGTAACCTATTGTTTAGCAGTAACCATGCTTGGTTGGCAGAACTTGGTTTCCTTGATTTTGCTGGATCAACTGTTGTACATACATTAGGAGCAACTGTTGGTTTAGTAGGTATGATATTAGTAGGACCAAGATTAGGCCGATTTGATAGAAAAGGAAAGGTCTTACCAATTAAAGTATCTGATTATTCATACAGTATCCTTGGTGTAATGTTGCTTTGGGTAGGCTGGTGGGGCTTCAACGGAGGTAGTACATTAAAATTTGATGCTTCGGTATTCGAGATTATTTTAAATACTAACCTGGCCGCTGCAGGTGCTGGATTTTCAGCATTCTTAATGTGTTACTTTTTTCAAGATAGATCAGAGCTTATTGAAAAACTAATGGGCGGTGCACTTACAGGTTTAGTAGCCATTACCGCTTGTTGTAATATTGTGACTCCTTTAAATGCATTAATTATAGGATTGTTAGCAGGTATTATCCATAACCTTTCTTTCGATTTAATTCTTCGAGTATTTAAATTAGATGATCCTGTAGGAGCAATTCCTGTTCATGGATTCGGAGGTATCTTTGGTACTCTAGCTGTAGCACTTTTTGGTAAGGAAGAATTATTAGTTCTACCAAGATGGGAACAATTATTAGTTCAAGCAATAGGTATTGAAGTGTGTATTGCTTTTACAGTAGTAATTGCATTTATCATGTTTAAATTGATAAAAGTAACTTACGGATTAAGAGTAGCACCTGAACAAGAACTTGAAGGAATGCTTATTGGTAGAAATATGCCAGAAGAATTTTACCAAGAAGAAGGAGTTGTTAAAGTACAATATGTGTCGATGAAAGTATCTGATAAAGGTTATAACTTAATTAACTTTAAAGATTTCGTTGCTTTTAATAAGCAATACCGTGAACAATTGATCCAAGCGGAAAAGGTTAACTTTATCGATAGTAAGGGTAAAAAAGTGGACAATGCCACTGCTCTTAAACAATTGGCTATCCTTCTTAAGGAACCTTTAAAAGAAAATAATTTACCTAGCGTAGGGTAATCTTTATTCTTACCTATTAAATATAGAAAGTAGTGAAACACGAAGTTAAGTATTAATAGATACTTAGTTTATATATATAATAAAGCCAGAGTTGAATTGAATGACTCTGGCTTTTTCTTATATGTAGAGAATCGAACCAATCTTTAACATATCCTGTTTTTTATATAGACATATATTCAAAGAATCTATTTTTGATATCAGAAAAGCGTATTATTAAAGTAGCTTAATAGTAATAAAAGGTATATAACCTGTAAGCATTTAAAGTTCTCATGATCCTCTTTTGATTACTTATATTGTTTTCATTAGTTAGATAAAACTAATAGGAAAAAACAGTCTCATTAGAAAAGTATAATTTTCTGAGTCAATCTTTATATTAAGCGAATTGAGAACTTTTAAATATGACCCATTCACATAAATTTTAAATAAATACGTAACTAAAGTGTATTTTTAACGTTTAAAATTTACTATATTATTGTAAGAGAATTACAATTGAATTATTTTTGTAACCACACACATACTTATATAAACACTATCAGAAATGAGCCAGGTAAATACTGATATATTATCCACCCAACTTGATTTCAAGTGGAGTTTGAAGTTCAAAAGTGGTTTAGTACATGCTGCTACTTTTGCATTCAGAGTATTATCCAATGATCCTCTTGTTAGTAGAGTAAAAACAGAAAAAATTCATAGAGAGTTATTAACCAATAGCACATTCCGTAGAACATTTGGGATTGAAGATGTTAATCACGATGAATTAGTAGTTTATTCTACAAATATTAGTTCAAGTACTCAAGAATTAGATAGGAAGATGCATCAATTCCAGCGTTGGGTGAGGCAAGCTCAAAGAGATGCCAACATAATTATTGAAAAATTTTCACCAACTATTTAAAAAAAAGCAGAGATTACGTAGAAAATAATCTCTGCTTTTTTATTACGTATAAGTACTTAATTGTATTGTAACTATCTGTTGTACAGTTTGTTTACTAAATAGTACTGCAAAAAAGCAGTTTTTAACATGATTTAAAAACATTTTTCAATCTGCTTAATTCCCTAAATAACTTTTAATAATCACTTTATGTTTGCGTAAGAACTAAGTAAAAATACTTATTTAACAACAACAAAGCGTAAGCAAAAATGAAAAAACTAATCTACACTATTGTATTGCTATTGTGTGCAGCGGTAACAGAAGTAACAGCACAAGAATTCAAGCTCTCAGCAGAAATCCGTCCAAGATCTGAACTAAGAAATGGTTTTAAGAAATTGAGAACAGATACTCAAGAACCAGCATTTTTTACAGAACAAAGATCTCGTTTAAATCTTGATTACAAATCTGATAACATTATTATGAGATTGTCATTACAAGATGTACGTTTATGGGGATCAACAAACCAAATTTACAAAACTGATCCTAACGCTTTAACTAATATCTCTGAAGCATGGGCACAGTACAATTTCAATGAGAAAATTGGTGTAAAAGTAGGTCGTCAAATCATTTCTTATGATAACCAAAGATTTTTAGGTGGTTTAGAATGGGCACAACAAGGTAGAAGACATGATGCTGCTTTATTTATCTATGATGATAAAGCTTCTAAATTCAAATTTCATGTAGGTCTTGCATTTAACCAAGCAGGTTTCGAACCAGGTAAACTTGTAGGTAATGATTATACAGGTGTAAATAACTACAAAGCAATGGAATACATCTGGGCGCACAAAGATTGGGAAACGGGTAAATTATCAGCTCTAGTATTCAACGATGCGTTCCAATATGGATCAACTTCAGATAGTGTTTCTCAAAGACAAACTTTAGGTTTAGTAGGTAGCAAAAGCTTTGGTGGTTTAACAGTAGCAGGTGAAGGTTACTACCAAACAGGTACTTTAGGTATGGCAGATGTTAATGCTTACATGTTAGACTTAAACTTAACAGTTAAAACTAAAGTTACTCCAATCACATTAGGTTACCAAGTACTTTCAGGTGGTGATGCTGAGTCTGGTGAAATGAAAAACTTTGCTCCAGCATACGGAACAAACCACAAGTTCAATGGTTTTATGGATTACTTCTACGTAGGTAACGCTCACAACGATAAGAAAGGTAATAGTGCAGGTCTTCAAGATATTTACTTAAACACTGCATTCAAAGTTGGTAAAGGTACATTCAAAGCTCAAGTACACCAGTTTATCTCAGCAGTAGATATCTACAATACTGTTGAAGGTTCTGATTCACAATTCGAAAAAGTATCATCAAACTTAGGTACTGAGATTGACTTAATCTACGCTAGATCGTTAGGTAAAGATGCTTCATTATTAGTTGGTTACTCACAAATGTTTGCTACTTCATCAATGGAAGTATTAAAAGGTGGTAACGCTGACTTGATCAACAACTGGGCATTCGTAATGTTAACTTTCAAGCCGACACTATTCGTTTCAAAAGCAAAAAAAGAAGCTAATAACTAAATATATAGATTAATGATAATGGAGATCAGCCACTCCATTATCATTAACCAATCTTCTTTCAACAATCATCAAAAAATATACTCATGAAAAAGTTATTATCAAGATCACTTTCTACTGTAGTAGCGAGTGTGGCATTAGCTACAGTGATGTTTAGCTGTGGATCATCGAAAACATCGTCAGAAACACAATCAAACGTTACAGTATCAGCATCAAAGACAAAGCAGTTAGACATTGAAAAGCCACAGTTAACATTTGGCTTTATCAAGCTAACAGATATGGCACCTTTAGCCATCGCAAAAGAATTAGGTTACTTCGAAGATGAAGGGCTTTTCGTAACTATCGAAGCTCAATCTAACTGGAAAAACGTATTAGACAGAGTTATTGATGGTCAGTTAGACGGATCACACATGTTAGCAGGTCAGCCAATTGCTGCTGGTGCTGGTTTTGGTCGTCAAGCAGACTTAGTAACTTCTTTCTCAATGGACTTAAATGGTAATGGTATCACAGTATCTAATGATGTTTGGTCTAAAATGAAGCCAAATGTACCAAAAGATGCTGAAGGTAAGCCAGTACATCCAATTAAAGCAGACGCATTAGTGCCTGTAATTAAGGAGTACAAAAACGAAGGAAAAGCATTCAAAATGGGTATGGTATTCCCTGTATCGACGCACAACTATGAGATCAGATATTGGTTAGCTGCAGCAGGTGTACACCCAGGTTATTATACAAAAGAAAATATTCAAGGTCAGGTAGATGCTGATGTATTACTTTCAGTAACACCTCCACCACAAATGCCAGCAACATTAGAAGCAGGTACAATCTTCGGTTACTGTGTAGGTGAGCCTTGGAACCAACAAGCGGTATTTAAAGGAATTGGTGTTCCAGTAACTACTAACTATGATATCTGGAAAAACAACCCTGAGAAAGTATTCGTAATGACGAAAGAGTTTACTGAAAAGTACCCTAACACAGCTACTGCTGTAACTAAAGCATTAATTAGAGCAGGTAAGTGGTTAGATGAGCCAGGAAACAGAGCGAAAGCTGTAGGTATTTTATCAATGCCAGAATATGTTGGAGCTGATTCAGTTGTAATTGCAAACTCAATGACTGGTACTTTCGAATTTGAAAAAGGAGACAAGCGTTCGATGCCTGACTTCAACGTATTCTTCCGTCATAACGCAACTTATCCTTTCTATTCTGATGGTGTGTGGTTCTTAACTCAAATGAGACGTTGGGGACAAATTCCAACAGCTAAATCAAAAGGTTGGTACGACGAAACAATCAAGAAAATTTACAGACCAGACATCTGGGAAAAAGCTGCAAAATTATTGGTTGAAGAAGGTCACTTATCTCAATCTGACATCCCACAAACAGATGGTTATAAAGCACCTACTAAAGATTTTATCGATGGTGTATCGTATGATGGAAAAGATCCAATCGGTTACATCAATAGCTTTAAAATTGGTAACAAAGACGGGGCAATGTAATTCAATCTATGAAGTATGAACGGTAGAAATATCGTTCATACTTCCACTAACAAATCAATTATCATCATATCAGTACAAACTAATTAAGATCATGAAAGAGAAAATTTTACATCTAACAGGCATTCAAGCTTTCTTAACCCCTTGGGTAAACATATTCAAAGGTGAAGAGACTAAAAAGAACATTAACGTACTTATAAAATCTTATTTATTTCCTTTACTATCTATTTTGCTATTTGTATTAGTATGGCATACAGGTTCAAGTTATCTGTATAACAAAGAAGCTACTGCAAGAATCGAGAAAGCAAGAGTAGAGCAAGGAGAAGCTGCAGCTTTAGAAATTCAAAATTGTATTTATTCAGGTGATATTAGCTGTCAGCCGAACACACTTCCTTCACCAACTAAAGTTTGGGAAGCATATCTTTCACTTTTAGCAGATCATAAGATCATCTCACAAAAGAAAGATGCTTTTGAAGTGAAAGTAGCTAAAACTAACGAAAAACGTATTGCAGAAGGAAAATCACCAATTACATACACAGGTCGTCCTTCATTTGTAGACCAAATTGGTACTAGTTTAAAAACAGTGTTTGCAGGTTTCTTATTAGCAGCATTTATTGCTATTCCGATAGGTATTATCATCGGTTTATCTGCAACATTAAGAACATCTTTTAATTGGTTGATTCAAATTTTGAAACCAGTATCACCTGTAGTTTGGTTATTACTTGTATTCATGATTGTAAAGACATTAATGTCTGATTCTGATATGGATAAGTCGTTTATGATTTCATTTATCTCTGTAGGTTTATGTTCTATGTGGGCAACTTTGGTCAACACTTCTATGGGGGTTTCTACAGTAGATAAAGACTTTGTAAATGTAGCAAGAGTATTAAAATTAAGCATCGGTCAAAATATATTTAAAGTAGTTCTTCCTTCGTCATTACCAATGATTTTTACAGGATTAAGAATTACACTTTCAGTAGCATGGATGGTATTGATTGCTATTGAGTTATTAGCTCAGTCTCCAGGTTTAGGTTCATTTGTTTGGGAAGAATTCCAAAATGGTGCAAATGATTCCAATGCAAAAATCATCGTAGCCATGTTCGTAATCGGTCTAATTGGTTTCATGTTAGATAGAATTATGATGGTAATCCAAAAGATGATGTCGTTTAACAAAGATGTAGCTTAAAACGTAGGAGATATGGCATATTTAGAATTAAGAAACGTAAGCAAGTCTTACGGAAGCGGAGATCAAAAAGTCGAAGTACTTAAAGATATAAATCTATCAATTGAAGAAGGTGAGTTTGTCGCTATTGTTGGATTCACTGGAAGCGGAAAAACTACTCTTATCAATTTAATCAACGGATTGGAATTCCCAGACAAAGGTGAGGTGCTTTTGGAAGGGAAGCCCATCACCGGACCAGGGCCTGATAGAGGCGTGGTTTTCCAGAACTACTCTCTATTACCTTGGTTAACAGTTTCTCAAAATGTAAAGTTAGCGATTGATGAGGTTTACCCATCTAAAAGCAAGGAGGAGAAGCAAGAGTTGATCAAAAAGTATGTAGCGATGGTACATCTATCGCATGCCATTGATAAAAAACCTGCTGAACTTTCAGGAGGTATGAGACAAAGGGTGTCAGTAGCAAGAGCTTTAGCCATGAACCCTAAAATGTTATTAATGGATGAGCCTTTATCAGCATTAGATGCTTTGACTAGAGGTACACTACAAGAGGAAATCGTTAATATCTGGAGTGAAGATCGTAAAACATGTTTATTGATTACGAACGATGTGGATGAAGGTATTGTAATGGCAGACCGTATTATTCCATTAAATCCAGGTCCACAAGCTTCATTAGGTCCAACTTTCTCAGTCAATTTAGCTCGCCCAAGAGTGGTCGCTGAGATCAATAAGATGGATGAGTATAAGCATTTAAGAAACGAAGTGCTTGAATATCTAATTGAGGTTGGTGCTTCTCGTAAATCACAAAAGACTACCTCTTATGAATTACCAGACTTAAAGCCAGTAATGCCTGGTCGAATCAAGTTTGGATTCAAGAAAGCAAAAGAAAAACTACAATACTTCTAATATCAATTTACATCAAATACAATCATTACATTACATCTAAAAAAATACAACTATGAGTTTAATTGCTAAAGATATTTTATCCCCACAAAAAGAAATAATTGAAGATACTAGACCTGATATGTTGGTGTGTAGAGATATCGCTAAGATCTACCCAACTCCAAAAGGGGATTATACAGTGTTATCAGACCTTCAATTAACCGTTAAAAAAGGAGAATTTATTTCTGTAATTGGTCATTCAGGGTGTGGTAAGTCTACCTTGTTGACAATGATTGCCGGTTTAAATGATATCAGCAAAGGACAAGTTTTTGTAGACGGTGATGAAGTAAGAGAAGCAGGCCCAGATAGAGCTGTAGTATTCCAATCA from Flammeovirga agarivorans harbors:
- a CDS encoding ammonium transporter codes for the protein MIKLFTLILGIIMPSLCYAVESTNNSPLVNQDTLWVLVCAILVFLMQAGFKTLETGLVKKEHKAGVGAKNLLDMVAGIMGFFLIGYSFMFGESLWGFIGIDTNLMAGNHFTNGDLNVNGTVFFLFQVAFAGTALTIVSGAMSGRTGVLPYFIGSIVTAIIIYPIFGHWAWGNLLFSSNHAWLAELGFLDFAGSTVVHTLGATVGLVGMILVGPRLGRFDRKGKVLPIKVSDYSYSILGVMLLWVGWWGFNGGSTLKFDASVFEIILNTNLAAAGAGFSAFLMCYFFQDRSELIEKLMGGALTGLVAITACCNIVTPLNALIIGLLAGIIHNLSFDLILRVFKLDDPVGAIPVHGFGGIFGTLAVALFGKEELLVLPRWEQLLVQAIGIEVCIAFTVVIAFIMFKLIKVTYGLRVAPEQELEGMLIGRNMPEEFYQEEGVVKVQYVSMKVSDKGYNLINFKDFVAFNKQYREQLIQAEKVNFIDSKGKKVDNATALKQLAILLKEPLKENNLPSVG
- a CDS encoding alginate export family protein, translating into MKKLIYTIVLLLCAAVTEVTAQEFKLSAEIRPRSELRNGFKKLRTDTQEPAFFTEQRSRLNLDYKSDNIIMRLSLQDVRLWGSTNQIYKTDPNALTNISEAWAQYNFNEKIGVKVGRQIISYDNQRFLGGLEWAQQGRRHDAALFIYDDKASKFKFHVGLAFNQAGFEPGKLVGNDYTGVNNYKAMEYIWAHKDWETGKLSALVFNDAFQYGSTSDSVSQRQTLGLVGSKSFGGLTVAGEGYYQTGTLGMADVNAYMLDLNLTVKTKVTPITLGYQVLSGGDAESGEMKNFAPAYGTNHKFNGFMDYFYVGNAHNDKKGNSAGLQDIYLNTAFKVGKGTFKAQVHQFISAVDIYNTVEGSDSQFEKVSSNLGTEIDLIYARSLGKDASLLVGYSQMFATSSMEVLKGGNADLINNWAFVMLTFKPTLFVSKAKKEANN
- a CDS encoding CmpA/NrtA family ABC transporter substrate-binding protein, which codes for MKKLLSRSLSTVVASVALATVMFSCGSSKTSSETQSNVTVSASKTKQLDIEKPQLTFGFIKLTDMAPLAIAKELGYFEDEGLFVTIEAQSNWKNVLDRVIDGQLDGSHMLAGQPIAAGAGFGRQADLVTSFSMDLNGNGITVSNDVWSKMKPNVPKDAEGKPVHPIKADALVPVIKEYKNEGKAFKMGMVFPVSTHNYEIRYWLAAAGVHPGYYTKENIQGQVDADVLLSVTPPPQMPATLEAGTIFGYCVGEPWNQQAVFKGIGVPVTTNYDIWKNNPEKVFVMTKEFTEKYPNTATAVTKALIRAGKWLDEPGNRAKAVGILSMPEYVGADSVVIANSMTGTFEFEKGDKRSMPDFNVFFRHNATYPFYSDGVWFLTQMRRWGQIPTAKSKGWYDETIKKIYRPDIWEKAAKLLVEEGHLSQSDIPQTDGYKAPTKDFIDGVSYDGKDPIGYINSFKIGNKDGAM
- a CDS encoding ABC transporter permease, coding for MKEKILHLTGIQAFLTPWVNIFKGEETKKNINVLIKSYLFPLLSILLFVLVWHTGSSYLYNKEATARIEKARVEQGEAAALEIQNCIYSGDISCQPNTLPSPTKVWEAYLSLLADHKIISQKKDAFEVKVAKTNEKRIAEGKSPITYTGRPSFVDQIGTSLKTVFAGFLLAAFIAIPIGIIIGLSATLRTSFNWLIQILKPVSPVVWLLLVFMIVKTLMSDSDMDKSFMISFISVGLCSMWATLVNTSMGVSTVDKDFVNVARVLKLSIGQNIFKVVLPSSLPMIFTGLRITLSVAWMVLIAIELLAQSPGLGSFVWEEFQNGANDSNAKIIVAMFVIGLIGFMLDRIMMVIQKMMSFNKDVA
- a CDS encoding ABC transporter ATP-binding protein, whose protein sequence is MAYLELRNVSKSYGSGDQKVEVLKDINLSIEEGEFVAIVGFTGSGKTTLINLINGLEFPDKGEVLLEGKPITGPGPDRGVVFQNYSLLPWLTVSQNVKLAIDEVYPSKSKEEKQELIKKYVAMVHLSHAIDKKPAELSGGMRQRVSVARALAMNPKMLLMDEPLSALDALTRGTLQEEIVNIWSEDRKTCLLITNDVDEGIVMADRIIPLNPGPQASLGPTFSVNLARPRVVAEINKMDEYKHLRNEVLEYLIEVGASRKSQKTTSYELPDLKPVMPGRIKFGFKKAKEKLQYF